A single window of Vespula pensylvanica isolate Volc-1 chromosome 23, ASM1446617v1, whole genome shotgun sequence DNA harbors:
- the LOC122636719 gene encoding serine-protein kinase ATM isoform X3 yields the protein MKMSRVLEKVITIAQLADSTKVTEKRKCISLLLELYGSKEIINEISKYSEDNNDATVSWWNIFTIIHKLILYEADRFATKDMNKTDMKRENICNVLLNTIRYSHESRTLTLKCNGLIQRVLEILQNRKYLSYCNTYLNILITYIIPVRLYQINISPEQWKELLTACVNLYKDAFASINKCTLIDTIEMIIQYAYMHSNILLEVKKLLPFLASILSDSKIFEQIEESAYKLTNTVCHQIATENRIMLCQFSEDILPKIFGLNSYDEKYKFMLLFVQIHHPEGVHQENDGAFACNWSTWNSILRSMYEIILKDSKKGILSKPFLQFASEVFNQVLQNPGTIWGLCNSTELYSQPVKRRCISISSPIDMIDRDDVEEAWPMIQILTVLFAKYPKRIQSDDFISLLKILDTYLTQSSKHVKVIDSLYNLCTVLMEIGQLFLNIPERYNVHWYNIWDNLLRSLNTNQSEISAHRLAQCFIKYGKMRNTNSLFALYMSQTIRWSPNSLKTLILCCENTPLPDDVPMFNTNLHSSMLNTRSVKLHFIEWLLNTPWFKVPSTIFIESLCNILIGIPVKFFHENNTTFKTSGLTLPIREDSYLQEFLYDSPQSLSYKNIETCNLALTFQINLFTMVTTETVDSQEHLQESLAKANVNIIDLKDILVILKKYLYDIIDKKNENNDIRTIIMKITLAGKVATTVKKMNILMEDTEIHFIMCLINDCLQHAYSLLENIKLSKNNHKYLIDITKALLILYKTFCSAYTDMTKIIISLSTAEILRNLFDLLNIEDDNNFTYHEIRRYNDNFDIFQNKNKHSNDDQVNYKNNDICSLNTIRIKTIKTLTLFCCMNTGKERPKIQLDLMSNLMTTDNYDLSFVIDFKMAMIVLESFTQYDKEMLHEKYKDAPVLFLLDLFQKCKEDEKYVRYVLKILPYFIEYTASYDYDLTVIMSTIFNFCKLLNNKKFGPIVHIDFLECLARIIEIKPLLMRHKQYTQCQYKLWFVIENSLTYMQNPLHILRLKAIKCMQKLYFSKCIEYERKISFFEKLENAAINLLSIEKKSYNNETDEIETRTASALLIFATIICTSSTLQSNALVAILQLVENKQVKLKTVQKLLHSIRKQSEHVLSNEDNLAHMLSYWLKMNHTMRTFPWEMTQCESQEEFYKTHINTIVFTEIQNFNITNAKQLCTYVGYNFNDVFKNIFAQVLSWLLSLICQRTQKNSIDAKRADDLLHELMLNQENFETIDTFSNLFKTNFDKIIVNIIMRLHDEKHFHQMFQLQYKFPYANPPVLSKTDANDCLQYIEEHFISSKSLQYYLATKGINKLQKILMNLVNNIYDMKFTEHKLKALHQYIYFCTIIMEGSKFNYFDSISIYLIREISYNLIHFIKDKNDILSETACKYFQIFLKYILPERHAEIEKHLNYYVTMLVPVAQLEKTPIAIELLEYLIIEQNELFSNAIAKLNTFPNLPKFQRILNVYNSLKYKDGKKYNLEEEIQHFLNATNQKIVNCNMESVAYLKLQLLTRRNELQELYNKLDNSSMQNYNLLHQLICRLLEIIKRSNQATSIEATKCLGQLGPIDLGTTILYNKKSCLKQNADISNMLTYEIITLLTEFLIDNNIKLRTASANALDMILSSIWGQQILDKKNFKAIQQVLIDCSRSPLRLDYIRPFIHEVKTLNKNKITLDQIACDKYIKKDNSIWIETSNIPYAEWIVQITCNIIECFSGYYLEDLIPVCKLSIEMCELILPRIIFLIMYINKELAITVSHRINGFFFFHFNDKNQSIHGLLHSSQYIVHCDRNIVYFMLNLVNFIRTQAVENIPLELDFVYIAKAAQYCSAYFTAFLYAELSCESLLIEPRDFSTVTKIDYAYECDPVLGRTLQNILRDASSKIGDPDAIRGCGSSHLQDSFSRVQYYIQMHEWDKVLLIKDIELSSGNKTAIEEMIDALQQLGFHYLLGHYISTMSTSTKEMSNDVQLECAWRLSNWDIPIFPQIMQSLCGNNMKLKLSESDYYLYHFYALRCFHEKDELGVKNAIKCARVCIMKALSNINLEYNKEIYGKLTQLQMLSEIEELCLTKPEDYSKVLRKWQQCDITNFNEFQYTEPILTQRSIMYQINDTLCNNSIIKNELVDTHIKIAEIARNQGHLQIAARALGTLAKQNEVPSKFIDLLDYQESLLAWKRNDYEISRYLLRKLIHRKSIDPVLQARVLRIYGNWMAETKSENPQTVIENYYQESIKISKSIKNKTFDVIKNVHDTQVALARFADAQFEHVKMYMKSPQFKSLKKCVEYSCSVVKYDSTLQDTDIKRAVILSQKQNTNDTAELQNIEKEKNNYLLIAVRYYLLTLYQSEDYNLLVFRLIALWLENAKNKEVNKLLEENLDKIPSYKFLPLVPQLAAHMNNVSDEFSVKINKTLERCALDHPHHTLPVLLALKNLYGDYEFLKTKKNKKLEEEPRILGAKRLLKQLTSSKVSCIIQEMEILSYSLVMLANYETNDKSKRGTSYKIPIGQRILKIKDFSNIFVPTLAINVKCNGNYNDIITIVKYFDTYENVGGVNAPKKIICIGSDGIQREQLLKGKDDLRQDAVMQQVFNVMNRLFEMSKEAKRRKLKIRTYKVKM from the exons ATGAAAATGTCGCGTGTTTTGGAAAAAGTAATTACAATTGCTCAACTTGCTGATAGTACGAAAGTAACAGAAAAAAGG aaatgtaTTTCGCTATTATTGGAACTCTATGGGAGTAAAgagataattaatgaaataagtaaatattctGAAGATAACAACGATGCAACTGTCAGTTGGTGGAACATTTTTACTATCATACATAAACTAATTTTATAC gaAGCTGATAGATTTGCTACGAAAGATATGAATAAAACTgatatgaaaagagaaaacatttgtaatgttttattaaatacgataCGTTATTCTCATGAATCCAGAACATTGACTTTAAAATGCAATGGTTTAATACAACGGGTGCTTGAGATATTgcagaatagaaaatatttgtcttATTGCAATACTTacttgaatatattaattacttatataattCCAGTTCGGTTATaccaaataaatatatctccaGAGCAATGGAAAGAATTATTAACAGCATGTGTCAATTTGTATAAGGATGCATTTGCATCTATCAACAAATGTACTCTAATAGATACTATTGAAATGATAATacaatatgcatatatgcattcgaatatattattagaagttaaaaaattattaccatTTTTAG CAAGTATTTTATCAGATTCTAAAATTTTTGAACAAATAGAAGAGTCTGCTTACAAATTGACTAATACAGTGTGTCATCAAATCGCAACTGAAAATAGAATAATGCTTTGTCAATTTAGTGAAGATATTTTGCCAAAGATATTTGGTTTAAATAGCtatgatgaaaaatataagttcATGCTACTATTTGTACAAATTCATCATCCTGAAGGAGTTCATCAAGAAAATGATGGAGCGTTTGCTTGTAATTGGTCTACATGGAATAGTATACTTAGAAGCatgtatgaaataattttgaaagattCTAAGAAAGGAATATTATCCAAACCTTTTTTGCAATTTGCAAGCGAag taTTCAATCAAGTGCTTCAAAACCCTGGTACTATTTGGGGATTGTGTAATTCTACCGAACTTTATTCACAACCGGTCAAACGAAGATGCATTTCCATTAGTAGTCCAATTGATATGATAGATCGTGATGATGTAGAGGAAGCATGGCCCATGATTCAAATATTAACAGTACTCTTTGCAAAATATCCTAAAAGAATACAATCGGAtgattttatatctcttttaaaaatattggatACTTATTTAACGCAATCGTCTAAACATGTTAAAGTTATAGACAGTTTGTATAACTTATGTACTGTTCTTATGGAAATAGgacaattatttttgaatattccTGAAAGATACAATGTGCATTGGTATAACATATGGGATAATCTTTTAAg atcTCTTAATACCAATCAAAGTGAGATCTCTGCACATAGACTTGCTCAGTGTTTCATAAAATATGGAAAGATGAGAAATACAAATTCACTTTTTGCTTTATATATGTCTCAAACAATCAGATGGTCTCCTAACAgtttaaaaacattaatacTATGTTGCGAAAATACACCTCTACCGGATGACGTACCAatgtttaatacaaatttacatTCGTCAATGTTAAATACGCGTTCTGTTAAATTACATTTCATAGAGTGGTTATTAAACACTCCATGGTTTAAAGTTCCTTCGACAATATTCATTGAAAGTTTGTGTAATATATTGATTGGTATTCCAGTGAAATTctttcatgaaaataatacaacaTTTAAAACATCTGGATTAACTTTACCTATTCGTGAAGATTCCTATTTACAGGAATTTCTATACGACTCTCCACAATCcttatcttataaaaatatagaaacatgCAATTTAGCATTaacatttcaaattaatttattcacaATGGTAACAACAGAGACTGTTGATTCGCAAGAACATTTACAAGAGTCGCTTGCTAAAGCAaacgtaaatataatagatttgaaagatattcttgtaattttaaaaaagtatttatatgatattatcgataaaaagaatgaaaacaatgatatacgaacgataataatgaaaattacacTTGCAGGTAAAGTTGCGACTActgtgaaaaaaatgaatatactCATGGAAGATAccgaaattcattttattatgtGTCTAATAAACGATTGTTTGCAGCATGCTTATAGCTTATTAGAAAACATTAAATTGTccaaaaataatcataaatatctcATCGATATAACTAAAGCACttctaattttatacaaaacgTTTTGTTCTGCATATACAGATATGACAAAgatcattatttctttgtcgACTGCAGAGATATtacgaaatttatttgatttacttAATATTGAAGATGACAACAATTTCACCTATCACGAAATTCGCCGTTACAacgataattttgatatatttcaaaataaaaataaacattccAACGATGACCAAGTAAATTACAAGAACAATGATATATGTAGCCTGAATACTATCAgaataaaaactataaaaactTTGACATTATTTTGTTGCATGAATACAGGAAAAGAAAGACCAAAAATTCAACTGGATTTAATGAGCAATCTGATGACCACTGATAATTATGATTTGTCATTTGTAATAGACTTCAAAATGGCAATGATAGTGCTGGAGTCATTCACACAATATGACAAAGAGATGCTACATGAAAAGTATAAAGATGCTCCAGTTTTATTTCTATTGGATTTATTCCAAAAATgtaaagaagatgaaaaatatgtacGATACGTACTCAAAATTCTAccttattttatcgaatatactGCCAGTTATGATTATGATCTAACTGTAATAATGAGTACcatctttaatttttgtaagcttcttaataataagaaatttggACCAATCGTACATATTGATTTCTTGGAATGTCTTGCaagaattattgaaattaaaccATTATTAATGAGGCATAAACAGTATACTCAGTGTCAGTACAAATTATGGTTTGttattgaaaattcattaACGTATATGCAGAATCCTCTTCatatattacgattaaaagcaattaaatgtatgcaaaaattatatttttcaaaatgtatagagtatgaaaggaaaatttccttttttgagAAATTGGAAAATGCTGCTATTAATTTACTatccattgaaaaaaaaagttataataacGAAACGGATGAAATAGAAACTAGAACAGCGAGCGCATTGTTAATATTTGCAACTATTATTTGTACTTCTAGTACGCTTCAAAGCAATGCTTTAGTAGCAATATTACAATTGGTGGAGAATAAacaagtaaaattaaaaacagtACAAAAATTATTGCATAGTATAAGAAAGCAATCGGAACATGTGCTATCTAATGAAGATAATCTGGCTCATATGTTGTCGTACTGGTTGAAGATGAATCATACCATGCGAACATTTCCATGGGAAATGACTCAATGTGAATCTcaagaagaattttataaaacacatATTAATACTATAGTGTTTACTGAGATCCAGAATTTCAATATCACGAATGCAAAACAACTTTGTACTTATGTTGGATATAACTTCAAtgatgtttttaaaaatatttttgcacAAGTCTTATCATGGTTACTTTCTTTGATTTGTCAAAGGACtcaaaaaaattctatcgatGCTAAACGCGCAGATGATCTGCTTCATGAACTGATGTTAAATCAAGAGAACTTTGAAACAATCGATActttttctaatctatttaaaactaattttgacaaaattattgtaaatattattatgagaTTGCACGATGAGAAACATTTTCATCAAATGTTtcaattacaatataaatttcCATATGCTAATCCACCTGTTTTGAGTAAAACTGATGCGAATGATTGTCTACAATATATAGaagaacattttatttcctctAAATCATTGCAATATTATTTGGCAAccaaaggaataaataaattacagaaaatattgatgaatctagtaaacaatatttatgaCATGAAATTTACCGAACACAAGTTAAAGGCTTTACATCAGTATATCTATTTTTGTACTATTATAATGGAAGgatcgaaatttaattatttcgattcaatatcgatatatcttaTCAGAGAAATtagttataatttaattcattttatcaaagataaaaatgatatactaTCGGAAACAGCctgcaaatattttcaaatattcctgaaatatattttacctGAACGACATGCAGAAATTGAAAAACATTTGAATTATTACGTTACCATGTTAGTTCCTGTTGCTCAATTGGAGAAAACACCTATTGCCATAGAGCTACTTGAGTACTTGATAATTGAACAGAATGAATTGTTTAGTAATGCAATAgcaaaattaaatacatttccTAATCTAccaaaatttcaacgaatattGAACGTATATAATTCTCTGAAAtataaagatggaaaaaagtataatttggAGGAAGAGATTCAACACTTTCTAAATGCGACAAATCAAAAGATTGTAAACTGTAATATGGAAAGTGTAGCATATTTGAAGCTTCAATTATTAACTAGAAGAAACGAGTTACAAGAATTGTACAATAAACTGGACAATAGTTCTAtgcaaaattataatttactacATCAATTGATATGTAGATTACTGGAGATCATTAAAAGATCTAATCAAGCCACTTCGATAGAAGCTACAAAATGTCTGGGACAATTAGGTCCTATTGATCTAGGAACAAcaattctttataataaaaaaagttgtCTAAAGCAGAATGCAGACATAAGCAATATGTTAACGTACGAGATAATAACATTACTAacagaatttttaattgataataacatCAAACTTCGTACAGCTAGTGCTAATGCTTTAGATATGATACTATCATCTATATGGGGACAAcaaattttagataaaaagaacTTTAAAGCAATACAACAAGTGTTAATTGATTGTTCAAGATCTCCGTTACGTTTAGATTATATACGTCCATTTATACACGAAGTAAAAACTCTtaacaagaataaaataacCCTTGATCAAATTGCttgtgataaatatattaagaagGATAATTCAATTTGGATAGAGACATCAAATATTCCTTACGCTGAATGGATCGTACAAATCACATGCAATATCATTGAATGTTTTTCTGGCTATTACCTTGAAGATTTAATACCTGTTTGCAAATTAAGCATAGAAATGTGCGAATTAATACTACCGAGAatcatatttctaataatgtatattaataaagaattagCAATCACAGTATCTCATCGTATTAacggatttttcttttttcatttcaatgatAAGAATCAGTCTATTCATGGTTTACTCCATTCATCGCAATACATTGTACATTGTGATcgtaatatagtatattttatgTTGAACTTAGTCAATTTTATTAGGACACAAGCAGTTGAAAATATTCCTTTAGAATTGGACTTTGTATACATAGCCAAAGCTGCTCAATATTGTTCGGCATATTTTACTGCTTTCCTTTACGCAGAACTATCTTGTGAATCATTATTGATAGAACCTCGTGATTTTAGTACAGTTACCAAAATTGATTATGCCTATGAATGTGACCCTGTACTTGGAAGAACGTTACAAAATATTCTTAGAGATGCTTCCTCCAAAATTGGTGATCCAGATGCTATTCGTGGTTGTGGCTCTTCACATTTACAAGATAGTTTCTCTCGTGTTCAATACTACATACAAATGCATGAGTGGGATAAAGTGTTActaataaaagatatagaacTATCTTCTGGCAATAAAACAGCTATTGAAG agaTGATCGATGCATTGCAACAATTaggatttcattatttattaggacattatatatctacaatgAGTACGTCTACCAAAGAAATGAGTAATGATGTTCAATTGGAATGTGCATGGCGACTTAGTAATTGGGATATACCAATATTTCCTCAAATTATGCAATCTCTATGTGGAAacaatatgaaattaaaactaTCCGAATCtgactattatttatatcacttCTATGCATTAAGATGTTTTCACGAAAAAGATGAATTGGGTGTCAAAAATGCAATTAAGTGTGCACGAGTGTGTATAATGAAAGCTCtatctaatattaatttag agtataataaagaaatttatggGAAGTTAACACAACTTCAAATGCTTTCCGAAATAGAAGAACTATGTTTAACAAAACCTGAGGATTATTCTAAAGTTCTGCGAAAGTGGCAGCAATGTGATATCAcaaattttaacgaatttcAATACACTGAGCCAATCTTAACGCAGAGATCTATTATGTATCAAATAAATGATACATTAtgtaataattctattatcaAAAATGAACTCGTTGACACGCATATAAAAATTGCTGAAATTGCGCGAAATCAAGGACATTTACAAATAGCTGCACGTGCATTAG gTACCTTAGCAAAACAGAATGAAGTACCTTCAAAATTTATAGATTTGTTGGATTATCAAGAATCCTTATTGGCATGGAAGAGGAATGATTATGAAATCAGTCGATACCTTTTACGTAAATTAATTCATAGAAAATCTATAGATCCAGTTTTGCAAGCCCGCGTTCTTCGTATTTATGGAAATTGGATGGCTGAAACAAAATCTGAAAATCCTCAG aCTGTCATAGAAAATTACTATCaagaatcaataaaaataagtaagtcgataaaaaacaaaacgtttgatgttattaaaaatgtacatGACACACAAGTCGCTTTGGCTAGATTTGCAGATGCTCAATTTGAACATGTTAAAATGTATATGAAATCTCCACAATTTAAAAGTTTGAAGAAATGTGTAGAATATTCATGTAGTGTTGTCAAATATGATTCGACATTACAAGACACAGATATTAAAAGAGCAGTGATACTTAGTCAAAAACAAAATACGAATGATACTGCTGAACtacaaaatattgaaaaggaaaaaaacaactATCTTTTAATAGCAGTAcg atattatttactaaCATTATATCAGAGTGAAGATTACAATCTGTTAGTATTCCGATTGATAGCTCTTTGGCTTGAGAATGCaaagaataaagaagtaaataaattactagaagaaaatttagataagataccatcgtataaatttttaccACTCGTACCACAATTGGCAGCACACATGAATAACGTATCTGATGAATTTTCtgtcaaaataaataaaacattagaGCGTTGTGCATTGGATCATCCACATCATACGTTACCTGTGCTATTggcattaaaaaatttatatggtGATTATGAATTTcttaaaactaaaaaaaataaaaaattagaagaagaacCCAGAATATTGGGCGCTAAAAGGCTTCTAAAACAATTAACTTCGTCGAAAGTATCTTGCATTATTCAAGAAATGGAGATATTATCTTACTCTTTGGTAATGCTAGCTAATTATGAAACTAATGATAAAAGTAAAC gtGGTACATCATATAAAATACCTATTGGTCAAAGAATTTTAAAGAtcaaagatttttctaatatatttgtaCCTACTTTAGCCATTAATGTTAAATGCAAtggaaattataatgatataattactATTGTTAAATACTTTGATACTTATGAGAATGTTGGAGGTGTGAATGCTCCCAAAAAGATCATTTGTATTGGCAGTGATGGGATACAAAGAGAACAATTATTGAAG GGAAAAGATGATTTACGACAAGATGCTGTGATGCAACAAGTTTTTAATGTAATGAATAGACTTTTTGAAATGAGTAAAGAAGCGAAACGACgtaaattgaaaattagaACATACAAggtaaaaat GTAG